One Hevea brasiliensis isolate MT/VB/25A 57/8 chromosome 5, ASM3005281v1, whole genome shotgun sequence genomic region harbors:
- the LOC110670144 gene encoding non-specific lipid-transfer protein 1, with product MAALKMVSFLVLCMLVAAPMTAQAITCGQVQSALVPCLSYLKTTGPTPPATCCNGVRTINNAAKTTADRRTACQCLKSAAGSVKGLNPTTVAGLPGKCGVNIPYKISLSTNCATVK from the exons ATGGCCGCACTTAAGATGGTTAGCTTTCTTGTTCTATGCATGTTGGTGGCAGCTCCAATGACTGCACAAGCTATAACATGTGGTCAAGTACAAAGCGCTCTCGTCCCATGTCTTAGTTACCTCAAGACTACGGGGCCAACCCCTCCGGCAACATGCTGTAATGGGGTGAGGACCATCAACAACGCTGCTAAAACCACCGCTGACCGCCGAACTGCTTGTCAGTGCTTGAAATCAGCTGCTGGCAGCGTCAAGGGGCTTAACCCCACCACCGTAGCGGGTCTCCCTGGTAAATGCGGAGTTAACATTCCTTACAAGATCAGCCTGTCCACAAACTGTGCCAC CGTCAAGTGA
- the LOC110670159 gene encoding non-specific lipid-transfer protein 1 yields the protein MANSRVLKYLVCLVLVSLVAGAPKASRAEITCGQVVRSLSPCVSYVLGGGNVPGQCCTGMKTLYSAAQTTPDRQAVCKCLKSAISSSGVPYTGYNLGLAAGLPAKCHVNLPYKIDPNTNCDIVK from the exons ATGGCAAACTCTCGAGTCCTTAAGTATTTGGTATGCTTGGTGCTAGTGAGCCTTGTGGCGGGTGCACCCAAGGCCTCCAGAGCAGAAATAACATGTGGACAGGTGGTGAGGAGCCTGTCCCCATGCGTAAGCTACGTTCTTGGAGGAGGGAACGTTCCTGGACAGTGCTGCACTGGGATGAAGACCCTTTACAGCGCTGCACAGACAACACCTGACCGCCAGGCCGTATGCAAGTGCTTGAAATCAGCAATCAGCAGCAGTGGAGTTCCTTACACAGGCTACAACCTTGGCCTGGCCGCCGGACTCCCTGCCAAATGCCACGTCAACCTTCCTTACAAGATCGACCCCAACACCAACTGTGACAT CGTTAAGTGA
- the LOC110670200 gene encoding RING-H2 finger protein ATL74 isoform X2: MVNMHRRLLDTELSLAPANGNRAGDSYIKETNFDTNMVIILAVLLCALIGALGLNSILRCALRCSRRFTLETPEQAAARLAATGLKKRHLRQIPVAVYGTEVNIPATECPICLGEFADGEKVRVLPKCNHRFHVRCIDTWLVSHSSCPNCRLSLLEHTAAGSGAARPQPENDDRRQASVAVVVEGPS; encoded by the coding sequence ATGGTGAATATGCATCGTCGTCTGCTCGATACAGAGCTAAGCTTGGCACCGGCAAATGGGAACAGAGCAGGTGATTCCTACATTAAGGAAACAAATTTCGACACAAACATGGTGATCATATTGGCTGTCTTGTTGTGTGCGCTGATTGGTGCGCTTGGATTGAACTCTATTCTGCGTTGCGCTTTGCGTTGTAGCCGTAGGTTTACTCTCGAGACACCAGAGCAAGCTGCAGCTCGTTTGGCCGCCACAGGGCTCAAGAAACGCCATTTGCGCCAGATTCCAGTGGCGGTTTACGGCACTGAAGTGAATATCCCGGCAACGGAGTGCCCAATTTGCTTAGGGGAGTTTGCTGATGGAGAAAAAGTTCGGGTGCTTCCTAAATGCAATCATAGGTTCCATGTGAGGTGCATAGACACATGGCTTGTGTCACACTCCTCATGCCCCAACTGCCGACTTTCATTACTTGAACACACGGCGGCTGGTTCAGGTGCAGCTAGGCCACAGCCGGAGAATGATGACCGACGGCAAGCTAGTGTTGCTGTTGTTGTTGAAGGGCCAAGTTGA
- the LOC110670200 gene encoding uncharacterized protein LOC110670200 isoform X1, giving the protein MQAGKGKQLPWKININARASKFHFKFKATKIDPTSKFFKFSLFLRLHAFLLQVKTDSTPRQPPTTLKSKFLKFFRKFNTSSAKKRAIAPEKTSILQNPESKVPADPPTRSSNEEPICIGSLFFGSLALLSKSISEKDEKGITIHGLFIMSFLALFFKKYVTGKAKTLPLFLTIVLVICAVKLPFDKYIYYRSKDYVFQVVWKAWNYAASSGCLYVLSQAIFTRF; this is encoded by the exons ATGCAAGCAGGAAAAGGAAAGCAGCTACCATGGAAAATCAACATTAATGCCAGAGCTAGCAAATTCCATTTCAAATTCAAAGCAACAAAAATTGATCCAACTTCGAAATTCTTCAAATTCTCGCTCTTTCTCAGGCTCCACGCTTTTCTTCTCCAAGTGAAAACTGATTCAACTCCCAGGCAACCACCTACCACCCTGAAATCTAAGTTCCTCAAATTTTTCCGAAAATTCAATACTTCATCAGCTAAGAAAAGGGCAATTGCTCCAGAGAAAACCTCAATTCTCCAAAACCCAGAAAGCAAAGTTCCTGCAGATCCACCGACAAGGTCCTCAAATGAG GAGCCAATTTGTATCGGATCATTGTTCTTTGGAAGTCTTGCGTTGTTATCAAAATCAATCTCTGAGAAGGATGAAAAGGGAATAACCATTCATGGTTTGTTTATCATGTCATTTCTGGCTTTATTTTTCAAGAAATATGTAACTGGAAAGGCCAAGACTTTGCCGCTGTTCTTGACAATTGTACTGGTGATTTGTGCTGTGAAGCTCCCTTTCGACAAGTATATTTATTACAGGAGTAAAGATTATGTCTTCCAAGTTGTTTGGAAGGCATGGAACTATGCTGCCTCTTCTGGGTGCTTGTATGTGCTTTCCCAG GCAATCTTCACAAGGTTTTGA
- the LOC110670191 gene encoding probable serine/threonine-protein kinase PBL1 has product MGCFTVLKSKKKKPEPSASIKRVSPKEQTPTTLPEPQIPTRTLQSAPPSFRTRAKPVQPDNRVTNSRARALSAPESLDAAEQDDLAAVEYDEHEESKSRVGLTRDHPSPQPLPLPAVALKPVGSFKAGNSSGPLFASGPLPLPPCGTHSGTLRNFSYEEIVSACRSFSSDRCVSEGLSSTIYRASFGDESSSSKKFEASVTRLHSSSLCLKEFINEVNTLASLRHPNLCKLLGYHARDVSEQRMLVYERLYHGSLDRLLYGRSDGPPIDWNTRMKIALCAAQGLTFLHEEGPFQAMYNEFSTGNIQIDKDFSAKLSGYGCVGQIPETEISNSSVAVANLSLETLERGLLTPKSNVWSFGVVLLELLTGRKNLDNRHPKEERNLVKWSRPFLADDCRLSLIMDPQLKGRFPVKAARTLADIALRCLQKDPLERPTMRTIVEHLKVIQDMKCSTRFPLQEPAAVAGKQMSRSPSLNGIITPQPRLSFSPSPPSRAQPSVSPTRPPALPMSLPPRACSSTLSFEEFELQESRKSSSSAVRRASVEGF; this is encoded by the exons ATGGGGTGTTTCACTGTTTTGAAGAGCAAGAAGAAAAAGCCTGAGCCATCAGCTTCCATCAAGCGTGTCAGTCCTAAGGAGCAAACACCAACCACACTACCTGAGCCCCAGATACCAACTCGGACGTTGCAGTCAGCGCCCCCTAGTTTTAGGACAAGAGCGAAGCCTGTTCAACCAGATAACAGAGTAACTAACAGTAGAGCACGAGCATTGTCAGCTCCAGAAAGCCTTGATGCTGCAGAACAAGATGATCTTGCTGCagttgaatatgatgagcatgaagaGTCAAAGAGCAGAGTTGGTTTAACAAGGGACCACCCAAGTCCACAGCCTCTTCCTCTTCCTGCTGTTGCTCTGAAGCCTGTTGGTAGTTTCAAAGCTGGAAATAGCAGTGGCCCTCTCTTTGCTTCTGGGCCATTGCCACTGCCACCATGTGGAACACACAGTGGAACACTAAGGAacttttcatatgaagaaattgtaTCTGCTTGCCGCAGTTTCTCTTCAGATCGATGTGTATCAGAAGGTCTTTCTTCCACTATATACAGGGCTTCCTTTGGGGATGAATCTTCAAGTTCAAAGAAGTTTGAAGCCAGTGTTACTCGCCTTCATTCATCCTCTCTG TGTTTGAAGGAATTTATAAATGAGGTTAATACCCTTGCATCCTTGCGACATCCAAACCTGTGTAAACTGCTTGGATACCATGCACGTGATGTTTCAGAGCAGAGGATGCTGGTTTACGAGAGGCTTTATCATGGAAGCTTGGATCGGCTTTTGTATGGGAGATCAGATGGGCCTCCCATTGATTGGAATACAAGAATGAAAATTGCTTTATGTGCTGCACAAGGTCTTACTTTCTTGCATGAAGAAGGGCCTTTCCAG GCAATGTACAATGAATTCTCTACTGGAAACATACAGATCGATAAAGATTTTAGTGCAAAGCTATCAGGATATGGCTGTGTTGGTCAAATTCCTGAGACAGAGATCTCTAATAGTTCAGTG GCTGTGGCAAATCTCTCTTTGGAGACACTGGAGAGAGGGCTGTTGACTCCAAAGAGCAATGTATGGAGTTTTGGAGTTGTTCTGCTTGAATTACTTACTGGCCGGAAGAATCTTGATAATCGCCATCCCAAGGAAGAGAGGAACTTGGTTAAGTGGAGCCGGCCTTTCCTCGCTGATGACTGTCGATTGTCACTAATTATGGATCCTCAGCTAAAAGGTCGTTTCCCAGTGAAGGCAGCCCGGACACTGGCTGATATCGCTCTCAGATGCCTTCAGAAGGACCCATTGGAAAGACCAACTATGAGAACTATTGTCGAACATCTTAAAGTAATACAAGACATGAAATGTTCCACTCGCTTTCCATTGCAAGAGCCAGCAGCAGTTGCTGGAAAACAGATGTCTAGGTCACCGAGTCTTAATGGCATCATTACCCCACAACCCAGGTTAAGTTTTTCACCATCACCACCATCAAGAGCTCAGCCATCTGTTTCACCCACAAGACCGCCTGCTTTGCCAATGTCTCTTCCTCCCCGTGCCTGTTCCTCAACCCTCTCATTCGAGGAATTTGAACTGCAGGAAAGCCGGAAATCGTCTTCTTCAGCTGTTCGAAGGGCTAGTGTTGAAGGATTTTGA